The DNA window GATGCTAATGGGATGTgataacattcacaaaatatatatttagttgtcAATAACGAAGTCGCTacttccttctaaagaaattcgtgttgtggacaaGGAATTCGCTtgcgtcagctctaaaattcgttactcgtggaaaattcgcgttatggccatttcgcgtaagttgaatcgcgttgcagcgggagtcgactgtacactGATTCAGTCGAACTCGGAAATTTTGGTCAACTCTTTGGAGCATGTCATTcggaagttagaaaaaaaattgatttataataaaattacttCGCAGTCGAATTGTTAACCAGTCACAAGCCTGCATAACAACtttgcaaaataaaaagtaagttttcgTGGATATTTATGTTATTATGCTTGCTGATTTCGAAAATGACCTCTACTTTTTTTTATCACGTCagaattttttgtaaaactgatTGGCTACTTTTGGCGAAATCCTTTATCAAAAAAGAATTCTCTTGAACAATTTTGCACAGAATTTCTCgctagtgtttttctttttttttccattttactatATGTAAAATATTCTATTCTTGATGATGCCCGTGTTACGTTTTCCGCACTCGATAGTTTTTTGTAGATTTAAATGGATAAAAAACTGTTTGCAGATTGCATGACTCACCTCATCATGTCAAGAAACAAAACTAATGCCCCCTGAGCTTGAACTCAGCAGCATACGTTGCATTTTCTAGATGAAAATCACCAATATACTACTTTGAATTGTCTATTAATGTTTAACATACACAAAATGGACGATTGACTAATAGGTGCACATAGTGTATATGTGCGTTGTATGAAAATTCgaaagaaatttttaagtagcaaaaaacaaaacaaagtttctgcttaCAGGTTTCatctttttcctttcctttttgctTCATCCCAGGTCacataaaaacaacttttactcaGCTAGGCACCGTGTAATAGTTTTGGGACACCTGATTGGAGACGCAAATACGTGGGCCATATCTTTTTTTTCGTCCTTATCCATTGAAAGTGAACAAACTTTGTTGCTCAGAAGTTTTGAATTaacgtttaaatgtttttaatcccCTATCCCTTTGAATAATGTCTGGAAGATTTTAGATTtgaaatgaagcaaaaattaGAGCAAGCGAAACAAGCAATAATGGGGACTGCTGCTGCTGTGGGATGACGGCATTATGGGGTAGCCAAACAGCAGCTCCTACGTTTTACATGATCTCTAGCAATGTAAACGTCGCTTATATGCCCCCAAGACGATATCTTGTTACCATCCAACAGTTGTCAGTGAACATAATCTCGACCCACCTTCCTTGATACTTGAACTCTATATGTTTGATGTCTTAGTGGAACCTTTCACTCTGGTCTTTCACTGACTGAAccaaaattttcaagtaaaaagtcCATTTGCAAATGAGGAAAATCTAATTTGACATTCATAGAGCTCCCAGCGCATGAAATTTTCCGGCATGTTCGTTACGGCTCCTTTCAAGTCAGAAAGCTGGTAATTATCCAAAAATTTACTGAAGACAACTTTAAAGGCAACCCaagttacttttttatttcttggCTAGTATGAAATTCTTCATCTTTCATCATACACTTGTGGATAACGTACTAACCAAGATCCATCTTTTAAGGTGGCTTTGGACAAACCAGGAAACTTTTTGCACTGGTCGGGTGAATCCAAAATTTTGAGTGGATATATtaagtcattattttatttactgtaattatcatattaacaataataaatagATTTGAATAATAAAAACTAGGTGTGAGCCAcagtaatacatttaaaaaaggtTCCTTAACCCTGTGTATGTACTCAATGTTTTCAGTTCAGTCATTTCATGTCAATATTATATAAAGTAACAGAACATttgaattatcatttttttattaaatagcaTTATAAGTACGTTTTCTACATAAATATATCTTATGcttgaaaaagaattttgaaacacATGCGTGATGTATCATTTTCATTATGCATTATTAAAAATAGTTAACAAAACTTTCACGCAGCACGTGGAACACACAGCTTTCGTATGCAAACacaggagagagagaaaaaaggagATCATTTATATATTTCAAAAGAAGTACTCACTTTCCAATGGGAACTTTTAAAATGGTTGGGTGGGCTTCAGACGAGGAAAGGCGTCGAATCAATGCAAAATAACGGAAGCCGCAAAGAACAAGGTCAAACTTCGGATACCATTGAAAGGTCGAcagaagaattagaattttttttttttatgtatctatCCACAAGTGTAGCCCAAATGAATGTGTAGTCAAGTTTCCaatcaaaaaccaaaacatgCAGGAATGAATGCATGCAGTCCCAGAAACGGTCGAGAACCGAGCAGAACACGTGGTATGAATGTGAATGTACTGTCTTCAACTTTCTTCATGCTGTTCACCACTTCCACCAAATTTTCAAGATTCAAACTGTGTGGCAAACACTAAGTTTCGCATGCCACCTACATCCAGGTAGGATAACACGATGTCTATGCACGTCAACGGAAAAGGAGGCAGCTGTCGGACGAGGACGGGGAAACAGATCAGACATTGATCCATGAGGAGCCTCCTCTCCTCAATCTTCCTCAATCTCGGAATGATGAGGTCCGCATAATCGGGAAACACCCTCGTTGCAATATTGCAGCGATAAGCATGGCGGATATCTACGATCCGCAGATAGGGCGCTACCTTGCTCGCAGGTCGCCTCAGGACATCATAGAAGGACACTCGCGACTCGCCGATCCTGACTTCTTTCATCCTCCGGATCTCGGCACGATAATCGGAGAACAGCTCCATGTAGCGCTGCACTTGGTTTTTCGGAAGTTGCATCTCCTGCCAGTCCATGGAGATGTCCTTCCACGCGCACATTGCGAGAATCAGTTTCACAACGGCATCATGTCCTCTCATGAGAGCACAGTTCAGCGGCTGCCGCCTTTCGTCATTCCTGATGTGTGGACTCGCCCCCCTCGACAACAGCTTCTTCACTATGCTCGCATACCCTCCCTTGGCAGCAAGACACAGAGGTGTATTTTCGGATCCATCTTGGAGGTCGTCGGCTTCCAGAAGTAGCTCTGCTATAGCCACCTTCCTAGAGTCCAGGGCTAAGCGTAGGAGCGTCTTTCCATCGTTATTTTGTAGACCCGTCTTTGCTCCGGTAGCAAGCAGCTTCTTCAATGTTTCCACACGCTCCCAGAATGCAGCTTTGTGCAGAGGAGCGCAGCCATTATCGTCTTGGAAGTCATTTGTGGCGTTGGCATCCACCAGGAACTGTTCTGCAGACCTCCTCCTATAAGGTATAACCAAATGGCCGGACGTCTGTTCCCGTACATATTGAGAATGGATGTCGAAGCCTTTAGCCAGCAGCTTCTTCAACTTCTCCACATCATCTTGGATGACTGCTGCGTGGAAAGCAGCCGCTCCCACTGCAAGTGCTTCTGTCAGTCGTTTCCTGGTAGAGAAAGAATTTCATGGTTAACATACATTCAACTCATACTCAGTATTGCTACgaacatttatgtatttattgtcaCCTTCAGTCATGGTTAAACAGTAAGTTTTCTGGGTGAGCGAAAAAAACATTCCGTTGGATCGCGTGGTTGACAACATAAGCAAAGGTTTTGTCAAGTACCTGATATATTGTATTGCTTGGTAACCAAGTTTTGGCCCGTCTTAAAATGGTTTGATAGAAAACCACATTGGCATGAatgatttcaatataaaatatactaattcttgaagttcaaatGCGAGGCTTTCTTCACTTATATACACAATCTGAGAGTTCAATTTGCCTTTGTCAACCACTTCGAATGTGATAAACGCCGAAAATTTCGTACAGCCAAATCTTCTTTACAAGATTTCTGATTCAGTTGCCTTTGTAATATCAAATTAATAATGCTGATCTCAGCTGCATAGGCGTCGGAagcgggggagcttgagctccctctataatatttcagaccggctcagctcccccggaaaaattctaacCGTATAGCTCTTTGCAGTACATTGTCtatctcaaacctgatttcaaaaatgagatctaccttttttaggaatttccacaTAATAACCAACAAAGAAAGGGGAGAGATGAAGTGGTCAGTACATTTGTGTTTCCCTCTTTTCAAACCTCtcgattcccggaagaaaaagaaaagtattgaagACAAGTTATCTACATATGGGTGTTTTCCGCCCTCTCCACTTTGAGCTTGTCTTTTGCAAGTGTATTACACATTACACTGTAGCTCAGTTTAATGTTCATGCCATTTGTATCTCACACTTCCACTAAAAAGAGATAATCGTGAgccagttttgtatttaaatatgaaggtgctccagacacgtATCAAAAAGAAGGTTTCTAAGGTAAACAACATCTGACCTTCCGGACGCTATCTAAAGAATCTCCGGCGAATCCTTTTAAATTCGTTGATtaaaacaaacttgcaaaatatgaaacgaaagttaaattaaaatactgagtggtcatataatatttttgtttatagtaatcatcaaaaaaaaaaaaaaaaaaagaaagaaagaaagaaagggaaagaaaggaaaaaaaaaaaacaatgcagaggaagaaaagaaaaaaagttcaatttacaaacaaatttatttagcatttttatccatcgtttctttctcttttttattttttttcatttcttcataaaaagttcagccccgatcaaagaaaattctttagcgagttctcaaaagtttagcaatgtagttattgaacaaaaaatagttctaaactaattttcgagggattatgatcgtatgtttcgggtgttaaattccacgttttgatcaaaagatacgatcccctacctcctaaattattaaaaagcgttGCAATGTTCGTTTTTGGAGATCAATATCCTGAAAATTCGCGGAAGAGAGCCCATGACTGAACACCTTGCCCTCCACAATAAGATAGATTATATAATATtccgttcaatttcaaaacattgctatgcCTCTAACTAGacacgtaccgagtagcactttggccgagtaccgagtactcggcctttcattactcggccgagtaccgagttaccaagtacttggcctttcactactcggccaagttaccaagtaccaattatgttttaagaagaaccacggacacacatgtaatgaattttgaacttattggaatagttgtatagaccttGTCCATATAacagttcttaaaattaaattcctgctgaaatttaattacgcattatttgaaaaattttgtttttgtcaaaaattttacaaaaaaattatttttaaaattaaaaataaataaataaaaggtataattaatcaagttggaattaaaacaaagtataccaatctattatagttctagtccgccaaacataaataatttttaaaagcaaataaaacaaatgtgcaggaacactgcagacacgtatttctgcattacaaggaacgtctttttcagcgcataaaatgtgagctaaagaatgtaaagacattcgacagaagaatccgacttttggcggatgcctttaaatccacgagctcacattttgtgcattgaaaaaggaattccttgtaatgccaaaacacgtgtctgcactgtgcttttaacattgttttatttccatttattttttaagcaaaggtatttttatatttcttataactaatttttgtttgtagcaaaaatccatttttaatataaaaattccatactttctactattacttttctgcacaatttttaataaataagttttattaactttgggaacattaaaataaagactaattccattgaagcattacagacttcattattctcaaaatttaaatttgacttgtaaatgattgcagaaaattatatatgcttgcgcttttttataaattttaatatctgtcttggacaatattcaattttttgcaactactcggtattggccgagtatctgatcaaaattgggccgagtaccgagtgctcggcaaattggccgagtagttaccgagtactcggtgcgTCTCTACCTCTAACATTAACAAATATGATCTATCTCGAATAATTTTCGGAGAGCGACACCCGAAACTCCTCTATGATATcaaaaaagaaggatgaaaattcagtttttaaaactacaatttctaaaactttaaggggaAGGAATCTTTTACAATAACCTCATTGAGGAACGCtctctaagacttcaatttctaaaaaattccagagAGCCCTAGAACTTCCCCCTTTacctgacatcattgaagaccgtcttcaattgcgtttttggaacttcaattttgaaatattgggaaagagatgtaaatcgattgaGGACAATCCTTGAGTCATATCATTTTCCCTAACGTCATAAATATGGTCCGAATTCGCgctttaaagacataaattccgaaaaatttccagggagggCATTTGAAcattttctccccttaacattaccaaagaccgtctaaactacgtttttagaactaagatttcggaaattttccgggacTGAAGCTCCAGGACCCCCTATTGATGTGTGCTCATCTTCGAGAACTGACcgacccccttccaaaaaaaccagaagttttatcacctcattctctccatatactattgaggcggtgagaagcaagaggatgtaagtagcaaaattaaaaatttggagataaccagtacaaatagtagagaaacctttcctctgtcttggggtgagagataatactagtagcgctggttggtgctgctgtacagcatgatttagaaaaaatattaatgaactcttacctgaga is part of the Uloborus diversus isolate 005 unplaced genomic scaffold, Udiv.v.3.1 scaffold_12, whole genome shotgun sequence genome and encodes:
- the LOC129232436 gene encoding ankyrin repeat domain-containing protein 27-like translates to MAEEVKKLRSALQKEELQEELSRQLTLFEKMAVENNKLRSDLYKANAKCKDLEAKMEELRSRSSDSRLLKCESGRDLNSQESPSGTGCQLPAAGPSCCSRNLEEIQTLRKRLTEALAVGAAAFHAAVIQDDVEKLKKLLAKGFDIHSQYVREQTSGHLVIPYRRRSAEQFLVDANATNDFQDDNGCAPLHKAAFWERVETLKKLLATGAKTGLQNNDGKTLLRLALDSRKVAIAELLLEADDLQDGSENTPLCLAAKGGYASIVKKLLSRGASPHIRNDERRQPLNCALMRGHDAVVKLILAMCAWKDISMDWQEMQLPKNQVQRYMELFSDYRAEIRRMKEVRIGESRVSFYDVLRRPASKVAPYLRIVDIRHAYRCNIATRVFPDYADLIIPRLRKIEERRLLMDQCLICFPVLVRQLPPFPLTCIDIVLSYLDVGGMRNLVFATQFES